tcaggtggaaccggggattgaaccaccaaccttctggtctGTAGACAACCtactacatgaaccactgagccactgccgcccctttATTTactctatttttatttacatcatGTAAATGTCGCGATAGTTTGCAATAAGTTTAAATAATACTTAGATGCTATATTCTAAATTTTGGCAGATTCTGTTCGCATCTGGGTAATTGTGTACATTAACAGCATACAGTCTaaagtgttttattaaacactcattagacactttatttctactttatttttgttgaaaataaatgccttttcgatgtgatttgtgataacatcgaaaatgtatataatacagATTCGAACCAAGGACTTTGAAAAAAGCATCAAATAAACCAGGCTTCCACACTAGTGCCTGTGCCACTGAAGACATTAGACATCTTTTCTAAACTTCATTGGTGATCCGACACAATGTAGCTACTATGTTGTTTCCTTGATTTATAGTCAGTGTTTAGcctaatatttttatacatgtcATACATAGGCCTACCGTTCGTTTATaaaagaggcgatctggcgctgGACTATGTTGtttataaaatcatattttttttgttttttgccgcTGTGGTTAGTGGCGAAAGGCATCAGTTTTCTCTTGTGGCTGTTAGAGCATTTTATCACTACAGGGGCACAGTTGTAGCTTAGTGGTTAGAGAGTTGGGCTTGTAACCCAAGAGTAGCCGGTTCGAGTCTCACGGCTGGTGTGTTGCGGTTAAAGAGGTCATATTTCTAGTATGTGATTTAATTATTGGTATCCTCATCCAAACACACACTCCTGTCCAACCCACTTGTTACACCACTTCTGGAAAACCATTAATTGTTAAGGTAAGCTTTGTCATGATTTCCATATCAAAATCTGAAATAACCAGctgtagatgctatttacactaagaaaaaaaattatatatatatatatatatatatatatatatatatatatatatatttttttttttttttctcagtgtcaatatcagcatttttacataatGCTATTTACATTAGGTgtaaatcattttcattaaaaaaattatcaaattTTCAATAAGTGTAAATACTAGATGCTATCTATATTGGCAAATAGTTGCACCTTATCATTTTTGTAGATTAACAGGATCCAATAATTATTAGAgtgaaaattattatatttattaaaaatgttgctaccTTGATGTGAGAATAAAAGCCCTTCTACACCGACACCTAAGCCAACCcaataaatactttatttttaataaacactCTTCTCTTAATAaagcactttatttccacttttcaaacattttgtaAATTTTCATTGCAAATAAATGGctatttttaaatcacaaaaaagCCAAATCTATAagccagtggttctcaaacttcTTCGGCGTGCACCCCCATTTAAACCAAATGTACAGGGACATCTTTGTATACTGTGTAACAGAAGTAAtgctaaaaaaacaaattaaaatacacttgaaacaatttttttgtaaaatgttatatgtaaaataaattatggCAGCCAGAGTATTGCTGTAAACAACTTCAGCTTTTTATTATATAGCAGACCTTCAAGATCAAACAATGGAAAAACACTTCCCAGCAAAACTCATGTTTTAGAACACaaatttgttcaataataaaaaaaaaagtcaatctgGATTTTGATAATCCATGTCACATGCGGAAAATGGATAAAGCAtgtttcagaacacaaatgtgttcaattaaaaacaaaaaacaaataaaacaacaacactgGGCCTGGACTCTGATAATTTTGAAGTTTATCACATCACAAAGTAATGCAAATGAACAAAGCACTGCACTGATTTACAAAGAGAAGTCCTGTTCTTCAGCGAAATGTTAATCTTCTGAAAGACCACATCTGTGGGAACACAAACAGTTATAATTAAAACCCAAACCAAAAGAAGAGCAGAAACATCAACAAGCCATAACCTAATActctcagttttggccacagATAATTACATCACATTTATtggaattaattataaaaattattgtcCTTTAGTGCACAACAGACAACAGAGCTTCTATACCTGTTACTCTCCCTAGTCAAATGCAGCAATTTTTGACGTCAGACTCAATACTCTGGGGTTGACAGAGTAcgctctctttttctctctcttttccaCCTTGGAACCTTTATGAGGATTTATCCTAAAAATGCACCtttaaaacacaacacaaacaatATCCTTAAATAATTGTTGTATGCTTCTTTAGCCAAAGGAATGCAGTCTATGAATTACCTTTGCAAGAATTCTAGTGTGGCTCCCAGTTCTACAGGGTAACTGATGTTCAATATATAGTAAAGAGAGAACATCAGATACAGGGCTTCTGTAAAACTCAAGAGATGGTCATTTACAATCATCTGGTCTACTGCTACCATGTACACACTGGCTGTCAGTGGGTTCTCTCCTTTGAACAAACACAAAATCAGTAAGACATAATATTTAACACAATGTGAGTTCTGGTCACATGAAACCAGGAATTAATGTGCTGCAAGATCATAGTAAATAATACCCACCACACACTACTATACATGGTGTTGCTGGAAGCTGTTCTGAGCATATATCACTTGGAACAGAGGTGTCTTCTACCATCACAAGAAAGTGGTCTTGGTCATTTTTGAAATGGGTTAGCAGCAACATCACTGCCCCACAAACATGAT
This DNA window, taken from Pseudorasbora parva isolate DD20220531a chromosome 24, ASM2467924v1, whole genome shotgun sequence, encodes the following:
- the LOC137063259 gene encoding uncharacterized protein; protein product: MDALLTFIETVFPNPLTSKLAIEGLNSLGVETIDDLQFLKDDDLGGFLRPIEARKLIAQIPNIASTLQNTANDLSAEYTSDASGSPAPGCSISPSSSSSGRQRASRAGRILTKYGAGGDHVCGAVMLLLTHFKNDQDHFLVMVEDTSVPSDICSEQLPATPCIVVCGENPLTASVYMVAVDQMIVNDHLLSFTEALYLMFSLYYILNISYPVELGATLEFLQRCIFRINPHKGSKVEKREKKRAYSVNPRVLSLTSKIAAFD